The Pangasianodon hypophthalmus isolate fPanHyp1 chromosome 2, fPanHyp1.pri, whole genome shotgun sequence genome window below encodes:
- the krt18b gene encoding keratin, type I cytoskeletal 18b gives MSTRTTSFSFTRTAPVSHRAASIYGGAGGRGTRVSSASAYGSLRSAPLGSSISSSTAYKVSSGLGAGAGTGAGLSSRPRAILGDEKGQMQNLNDRLASYLETVRRLENENARLEQQIREAMEKAGPDAHDYSKYNAILDDLRRKIFEATMDNGRLVLQIDNARLAADDFRVKFENELSIRQSVEADIAGLRKVIDDTNINRMNTESELEALKEELLFLKKNHDDEVTELRNQIAQSGVQVDVDAPKGQDLAQVMEDMRANYEKLAMKNAEELKMWHENQIADVQVQVSQNTEALQGAQMEMNDLTRQIQTLEIELSSQQSLKASLEDTLRNTELRFNAEMEKYNSVVLQLEAELAQLRARVSEQGQEYQTLLNIKMKLEAEIATYKTLLDGGDLKLQDALD, from the exons ATGAGCACCCGCACAACTTCCTTTAGCTTCACCCGCACCGCGCCCGTGTCGCACCGCGCCGCCAGCATCTATGGAGGAGCAGGAGGTCGTGGCACCCGGGTCTCCTCAGCCTCGGCCTACGGCAGCCTGCGTTCTGCACCGCTCGGCTCgtccatctcctcctccaccGCCTACAAGGTGAGTTCAGGCCTCGGTGCAGGAGCAGGAACCGGAGCGGGCTTGAGCTCCAGACCCAGAGCCATCCTGGGAGATGAGAAGGGTCAGATGCAGAACCTAAACGATCGTCTGGCCTCGTACCTGGAGACGGTGCGCAGGCTGGAGAACGAAAACGCCAGACTGGAGCAGCAGATCAGAGAGGCCATGGAGAAAGCTGGACCAGACGCACACGACTACAGCAAGTACAACGCCATACTGGACGATCTGAGAAGAAAG ATATTTGAAGCCACGATGGACAACGGCCGTCTTGTTCTGCAGATCGACAACGCTCGTCTGGCTGCAGATGATTTCAGAGTCAA GTTTGAGAACGAGCTGTCCATCAGGCAGTCCGTGGAGGCGGATATCGCAGGCTTGAGGAAAGTCATCGACGACACAAACATCAATCGCATGAACACTGAGAGCGAGCTGGAGGCCTTGAAAGAGGAGCTTCTGTTCCTCAAGAAGAACCATGATGAT GAAGTCACAGAGCTGCGTAATCAGATCGCGCAGTCGGGTGTGCAGGTGGACGTAGACGCTCCGAAGGGACAGGACCTCGCTCAGGTCATGGAGGACATGAGAGCTAACTATGAGAAACTGGCGATGAAGAACGCTGAGGAACTCAAAATGTGGCATGAAAACCAG atagcAGATGTCCAGGTTCAAGTGTCGCAGAACACAGAAGCGTTACAGGGAGCTCAGATGGAGATGAACGACCTGACGAGACAAATTCAGACGCTGGAGATCGAGCTATCATCGCAGCAAAGCCTG AAAGCGTCGCTGGAGGACACGCTGAGGAACACGGAGCTCCGCTTCAACGCTGAGATGGAGAAGTATAACAGCGTGGTCCTGCAGCTGGAGGCAGAACTGGCGCAGCTCAGGGCGAGGGTCAGCGAGCAGGGGCAGGAGTACCAGACTCTCCTCAACATCAAGATGAAGCTCGAGGCAGAAATCGCCACCTACAAAACCCTGCTGGATGGAGGAGATTTAaa ACTGCAGGATGCTTTGGATTAA
- the LOC117598538 gene encoding inactive histone-lysine N-methyltransferase 2E-like isoform X4, with product MEPSRPVYRLCEMKLRRRRRDNPKQEAEYFTSAAKDKEGFDVKYINSFIGRGVFSCVHFDKGDFLLEYRGQLINKAECERRQKLYHDAMKAFMYEFRFNGRLLCVDASREDGSLGRLVNDDHISPNSKMKIITVEGKPHLCLFATRSIDPGEEITYDYGNSELPWRNKIVAEEHQLPPEENSTMALSEARRVKDNQSLSQHQAVSEADPFTPVTEDTQAAINQTEQNIAGAVTEVTSELTSVMDKLETDVLGGETEKNIAGAVTEVTSELTSVMDKLETDVPGGETEKNTAGTITEVTTVLTTIKDKMEPEVPRKETEKITIVKEQSGPEEKDTIAPSEKTEKNCKHEMVFTTVSSMNKCAACVGPVASLKWIGLRCKVCNCFWHKSCFVKLIKNESLSWVSAFIIHYINFSHLQVQFLVIVCFLVLESKYW from the exons ATGGAGCCCTCG CGTCCGGTGTACAGACTGTGTGAGATgaagctgaggaggaggaggagagacaatCCCAAACAGGAGGCTGAATATTTCACATCTGCTGCCAAAGACAAGGAGGGATTTgatgtgaaatatataaattcatttatag GACGTGGAGTATTCagttgtgttcattttgataaGGGAGATTTTCTTTTGGAGTACAGAGGACAACTCATAAACAAAGCTGAATGTGAACGACGACAGAAGTTATATCACGATGCCATGAAAGCGTTCATGTATGAATTCCGTTTCAATGGAAGACTCTTATG TGTCGATGCTTCCAGAGAAGATGGTTCCCTTGGGAGACTTGTCAATGATGACCACATCAgcccaaacagcaaaatgaaaataatcactgtagaGGGAAAGCctcatctgtgtttatttgcgACTAGGAGCATCGACCCTGGAGAAGAAATCACATACGATTATGGCAATTCTGAGTTGCCTTGGAGAAATAAG ATTGTAGCTGAAGAACACCAACTGCCACCAGAGGAAAACAGCACTATGGCATTGAGTGAGGCCAGGAGGGTGAAAGACAATCAGTCTCTGTCACAGCACCAG GCTGTTTCTGAGGCAGACCCCTTTACCCCTGTGACCGAAGATACCCAGGCAGCCATCAACCAAACAGAACAG aatatagctggagccgtcactgaggttacatcagagctgacgtctgtgatggacaagttggagactgatgttctgggaggagagacagaaaag aatatagctggagccgtcactgaggttacatcagagctgacgtctgtgatggacaagttggagactgatgttccaggaggagagacagaaaag aatacAGCTGGAACCATTACTGAGGTTACAACAGTGCTGACGACTATAAAGGACAAGATGGAGCCTGAGGTTCCAAGaaaggagacagaaaag ATTACCATTGTGAAGGAGCAATCTGGGCCTGAGGAAAAAGATACAATAGCACCaagtgagaaaacagaaaaa AATTGTAAACATGAAATGGTCTTCACAACTGTTTCGAGCATGAACAAATGTGCAGCATGTGTTGGACCTGTAGCATCACTCAAATGGATTGGTCTGAGATGCAAAG tcTGCAATTGTTTTTGGCACAAGTCCTGCTTTGTAAAACTTATTAAGAATGAGTCACTATCATGGGTGAGtgcatttataattcattatataaattttagtcATTTGCAAGTGCAATTTCTAGTGATCGTTTGTTTTCTGGTACTAGAGAGTAAGTACTGGTGA
- the LOC117598538 gene encoding inactive histone-lysine N-methyltransferase 2E-like isoform X1, translating into MSFMSRVSVCGRSFSMCSASSCGTHNTSIFKKQRPVYRLCEMKLRRRRRDNPKQEAEYFTSAAKDKEGFDVKYINSFIGRGVFSCVHFDKGDFLLEYRGQLINKAECERRQKLYHDAMKAFMYEFRFNGRLLCVDASREDGSLGRLVNDDHISPNSKMKIITVEGKPHLCLFATRSIDPGEEITYDYGNSELPWRNKIVAEEHQLPPEENSTMALSEARRVKDNQSLSQHQAVSEADPFTPVTEDTQAAINQTEQNIAGAVTEVTSELTSVMDKLETDVLGGETEKNIAGAVTEVTSELTSVMDKLETDVPGGETEKNTAGTITEVTTVLTTIKDKMEPEVPRKETEKITIVKEQSGPEEKDTIAPSEKTEKNCKHEMVFTTVSSMNKCAACVGPVASLKWIGLRCKVCNCFWHKSCFVKLIKNESLSWVSAFIIHYINFSHLQVQFLVIVCFLVLESKYW; encoded by the exons ATGTCATTCATGTCACGTGTCTCGGTTTGTGGGCGGAGTTTCTCTATGTGCAGCGCGTCATCATGCGGAACTCATAATACgtcaatctttaaaaaacag CGTCCGGTGTACAGACTGTGTGAGATgaagctgaggaggaggaggagagacaatCCCAAACAGGAGGCTGAATATTTCACATCTGCTGCCAAAGACAAGGAGGGATTTgatgtgaaatatataaattcatttatag GACGTGGAGTATTCagttgtgttcattttgataaGGGAGATTTTCTTTTGGAGTACAGAGGACAACTCATAAACAAAGCTGAATGTGAACGACGACAGAAGTTATATCACGATGCCATGAAAGCGTTCATGTATGAATTCCGTTTCAATGGAAGACTCTTATG TGTCGATGCTTCCAGAGAAGATGGTTCCCTTGGGAGACTTGTCAATGATGACCACATCAgcccaaacagcaaaatgaaaataatcactgtagaGGGAAAGCctcatctgtgtttatttgcgACTAGGAGCATCGACCCTGGAGAAGAAATCACATACGATTATGGCAATTCTGAGTTGCCTTGGAGAAATAAG ATTGTAGCTGAAGAACACCAACTGCCACCAGAGGAAAACAGCACTATGGCATTGAGTGAGGCCAGGAGGGTGAAAGACAATCAGTCTCTGTCACAGCACCAG GCTGTTTCTGAGGCAGACCCCTTTACCCCTGTGACCGAAGATACCCAGGCAGCCATCAACCAAACAGAACAG aatatagctggagccgtcactgaggttacatcagagctgacgtctgtgatggacaagttggagactgatgttctgggaggagagacagaaaag aatatagctggagccgtcactgaggttacatcagagctgacgtctgtgatggacaagttggagactgatgttccaggaggagagacagaaaag aatacAGCTGGAACCATTACTGAGGTTACAACAGTGCTGACGACTATAAAGGACAAGATGGAGCCTGAGGTTCCAAGaaaggagacagaaaag ATTACCATTGTGAAGGAGCAATCTGGGCCTGAGGAAAAAGATACAATAGCACCaagtgagaaaacagaaaaa AATTGTAAACATGAAATGGTCTTCACAACTGTTTCGAGCATGAACAAATGTGCAGCATGTGTTGGACCTGTAGCATCACTCAAATGGATTGGTCTGAGATGCAAAG tcTGCAATTGTTTTTGGCACAAGTCCTGCTTTGTAAAACTTATTAAGAATGAGTCACTATCATGGGTGAGtgcatttataattcattatataaattttagtcATTTGCAAGTGCAATTTCTAGTGATCGTTTGTTTTCTGGTACTAGAGAGTAAGTACTGGTGA
- the LOC117598538 gene encoding inactive histone-lysine N-methyltransferase 2E-like isoform X2 translates to MSFMSRVSVCGRSFSMCSASSCGTHNTSIFKKQRPVYRLCEMKLRRRRRDNPKQEAEYFTSAAKDKEGFDVKYINSFIGRGVFSCVHFDKGDFLLEYRGQLINKAECERRQKLYHDAMKAFMYEFRFNGRLLCVDASREDGSLGRLVNDDHISPNSKMKIITVEGKPHLCLFATRSIDPGEEITYDYGNSELPWRNKIVAEEHQLPPEENSTMALSEARRVKDNQSLSQHQAVSEADPFTPVTEDTQAAINQTEQNIAGAVTEVTSELTSVMDKLETDVLGGETEKNIAGAVTEVTSELTSVMDKLETDVPGGETEKNTAGTITEVTTVLTTIKDKMEPEVPRKETEKITIVKEQSGPEEKDTIAPSEKTEKNCKHEMVFTTVSSMNKCAACVGPVASLKWIGLRCKVCNCFWHKSCFVKLIKNESLSWLPNPRRYLVWECRLCHGCQTQNPDPTVVFI, encoded by the exons ATGTCATTCATGTCACGTGTCTCGGTTTGTGGGCGGAGTTTCTCTATGTGCAGCGCGTCATCATGCGGAACTCATAATACgtcaatctttaaaaaacag CGTCCGGTGTACAGACTGTGTGAGATgaagctgaggaggaggaggagagacaatCCCAAACAGGAGGCTGAATATTTCACATCTGCTGCCAAAGACAAGGAGGGATTTgatgtgaaatatataaattcatttatag GACGTGGAGTATTCagttgtgttcattttgataaGGGAGATTTTCTTTTGGAGTACAGAGGACAACTCATAAACAAAGCTGAATGTGAACGACGACAGAAGTTATATCACGATGCCATGAAAGCGTTCATGTATGAATTCCGTTTCAATGGAAGACTCTTATG TGTCGATGCTTCCAGAGAAGATGGTTCCCTTGGGAGACTTGTCAATGATGACCACATCAgcccaaacagcaaaatgaaaataatcactgtagaGGGAAAGCctcatctgtgtttatttgcgACTAGGAGCATCGACCCTGGAGAAGAAATCACATACGATTATGGCAATTCTGAGTTGCCTTGGAGAAATAAG ATTGTAGCTGAAGAACACCAACTGCCACCAGAGGAAAACAGCACTATGGCATTGAGTGAGGCCAGGAGGGTGAAAGACAATCAGTCTCTGTCACAGCACCAG GCTGTTTCTGAGGCAGACCCCTTTACCCCTGTGACCGAAGATACCCAGGCAGCCATCAACCAAACAGAACAG aatatagctggagccgtcactgaggttacatcagagctgacgtctgtgatggacaagttggagactgatgttctgggaggagagacagaaaag aatatagctggagccgtcactgaggttacatcagagctgacgtctgtgatggacaagttggagactgatgttccaggaggagagacagaaaag aatacAGCTGGAACCATTACTGAGGTTACAACAGTGCTGACGACTATAAAGGACAAGATGGAGCCTGAGGTTCCAAGaaaggagacagaaaag ATTACCATTGTGAAGGAGCAATCTGGGCCTGAGGAAAAAGATACAATAGCACCaagtgagaaaacagaaaaa AATTGTAAACATGAAATGGTCTTCACAACTGTTTCGAGCATGAACAAATGTGCAGCATGTGTTGGACCTGTAGCATCACTCAAATGGATTGGTCTGAGATGCAAAG tcTGCAATTGTTTTTGGCACAAGTCCTGCTTTGTAAAACTTATTAAGAATGAGTCACTATCATGG CTTCCAAACCCCAGGAGATATCTGGTGTGGGAATGTAGACTCTGCCATGGCTGCCAAACCCAAAACCCTGACCCTACCGTGGTGTTCATTTAG
- the LOC117598538 gene encoding inactive histone-lysine N-methyltransferase 2E-like isoform X3, translated as MSFMSRVSVCGRSFSMCSASSCGTHNTSIFKKQRPVYRLCEMKLRRRRRDNPKQEAEYFTSAAKDKEGFDVKYINSFIGRGVFSCVHFDKGDFLLEYRGQLINKAECERRQKLYHDAMKAFMYEFRFNGRLLCVDASREDGSLGRLVNDDHISPNSKMKIITVEGKPHLCLFATRSIDPGEEITYDYGNSELPWRNKIVAEEHQLPPEENSTMALSEARRVKDNQSLSQHQAVSEADPFTPVTEDTQAAINQTEQNIAGAVTEVTSELTSVMDKLETDVLGGETEKNIAGAVTEVTSELTSVMDKLETDVPGGETEKNTAGTITEVTTVLTTIKDKMEPEVPRKETEKITIVKEQSGPEEKDTIAPSEKTEKNCKHEMVFTTVSSMNKCAACVGPVASLKWIGLRCKVCNCFWHKSCFVKLIKNESLSWGCRRITHQKKPKLDVLVVFSKLYMWF; from the exons ATGTCATTCATGTCACGTGTCTCGGTTTGTGGGCGGAGTTTCTCTATGTGCAGCGCGTCATCATGCGGAACTCATAATACgtcaatctttaaaaaacag CGTCCGGTGTACAGACTGTGTGAGATgaagctgaggaggaggaggagagacaatCCCAAACAGGAGGCTGAATATTTCACATCTGCTGCCAAAGACAAGGAGGGATTTgatgtgaaatatataaattcatttatag GACGTGGAGTATTCagttgtgttcattttgataaGGGAGATTTTCTTTTGGAGTACAGAGGACAACTCATAAACAAAGCTGAATGTGAACGACGACAGAAGTTATATCACGATGCCATGAAAGCGTTCATGTATGAATTCCGTTTCAATGGAAGACTCTTATG TGTCGATGCTTCCAGAGAAGATGGTTCCCTTGGGAGACTTGTCAATGATGACCACATCAgcccaaacagcaaaatgaaaataatcactgtagaGGGAAAGCctcatctgtgtttatttgcgACTAGGAGCATCGACCCTGGAGAAGAAATCACATACGATTATGGCAATTCTGAGTTGCCTTGGAGAAATAAG ATTGTAGCTGAAGAACACCAACTGCCACCAGAGGAAAACAGCACTATGGCATTGAGTGAGGCCAGGAGGGTGAAAGACAATCAGTCTCTGTCACAGCACCAG GCTGTTTCTGAGGCAGACCCCTTTACCCCTGTGACCGAAGATACCCAGGCAGCCATCAACCAAACAGAACAG aatatagctggagccgtcactgaggttacatcagagctgacgtctgtgatggacaagttggagactgatgttctgggaggagagacagaaaag aatatagctggagccgtcactgaggttacatcagagctgacgtctgtgatggacaagttggagactgatgttccaggaggagagacagaaaag aatacAGCTGGAACCATTACTGAGGTTACAACAGTGCTGACGACTATAAAGGACAAGATGGAGCCTGAGGTTCCAAGaaaggagacagaaaag ATTACCATTGTGAAGGAGCAATCTGGGCCTGAGGAAAAAGATACAATAGCACCaagtgagaaaacagaaaaa AATTGTAAACATGAAATGGTCTTCACAACTGTTTCGAGCATGAACAAATGTGCAGCATGTGTTGGACCTGTAGCATCACTCAAATGGATTGGTCTGAGATGCAAAG tcTGCAATTGTTTTTGGCACAAGTCCTGCTTTGTAAAACTTATTAAGAATGAGTCACTATCATGG GGATGCAGAAGGATCACCCACCAAAAGAAGCCAAAGCTGGATGTTCTGGTTGTATTTTCCAAGTTATATATGTGgttttga
- the si:dkey-195m11.8 gene encoding fidgetin-like protein 2 codes for MHWSSEWAEQHYDITSTTSPPAHPKPVSYPQPSHPAFSGYSDDISALSASTLLKRYAERYSFSPVYPEPGAFRRSEPGQDAWSMGYNPDGIDGIKGSLASASNLSEQFSNGAISQDYTSTYSGSHLYPRPTYLHQPAFALPPTYPPPAPVYTYPPGLTTPGSPSLLPPLSSGLQPTHSAQALKRPEEFHEHNKTFGFDQNKSTRVSPYTARDNSEHPISSGIPNSSADLQPFRPDMKVDLVRKSSYLQPSETASYSGAEQYTYP; via the coding sequence ATGCACTGGTCATCTGAGTGGGCAGAGCAACACTATGACATCACTTCCACCACGTCACCTCCTGCCCACCCTAAGCCTGTTTCATACCCGCAGCCCAGTCATCCTGCTTTCTCCGGGTATTCCGACGACATCAGCGCCCTCAGCGCCTCCACCCTGCTGAAGCGCTATGCCGAGAGGTATTCCTTCAGTCCGGTCTACCCGGAGCCCGGCGCTTTCCGAAGAAGTGAGCCCGGCCAGGATGCCTGGTCTATGGGCTATAACCCAGACGGGATAGATGGAATAAAAGGCTCTTTAGCAAGTGCAAGTAACCTTTCAGAGCAATTCAGTAATGGGGCCATATCTCAGGATTATACCTCCACATACAGCGGGTCGCACTTGTACCCTCGACCCACTTACTTGCACCAGCCGGCTTTTGCCTTACCTCCAACCTACCCGCCTCCTGCCCCAGTCTACACCTATCCCCCAGGTCTAACCACACCTGGTTCTCCTTCCCTTCTACCACCTCTGAGCAGTGGCCTCCAACCCACCCACAGCGCTCAGGCTCTGAAACGACCCGAGGAGTTCCACGAACATAACAAGACTTTTGGATTCGATCAAAATAAAAGCACCAGAGTGTCACCTTATACAGCGAGGGATAACAGTGAGCATCCCATCAGCAGCGGCATCCCGAACAGCAGTGCAGATCTTCAGCCCTTCAGACCAGACATGAAGGTAGACCTGGTGAGGAAGAGCAGTTATTTACAGCCCTCAGAGACAGCGTCTTATAGCGGTGCTGAGCAATACACTTACCCCTGA